In one Streptomyces sp. NBC_01288 genomic region, the following are encoded:
- a CDS encoding pyridoxal-phosphate dependent enzyme: MIGISEIEAAAERIAGHVVRTPTVESFGLSELLGVPVTTKLELLQRTGSFKARGATAKLLSLGEGELAAGVVAVSGGNHGIALAVMAAALDVKATVVMPRSAPARSVALVEAAGASLRLTDDMPSAFQLVNRLRDEGLTLVHPFDDPVVIAGQGTVGLEFAQDAGELTDVLVSIGGGGLIAGIAAALHARRPGIRVWGVETEGAEAMSAALAAGGPVPVTPSSIVTTLSAPAVSQLTYDHVSALVTEVLTVPDRDAVQGCLDLAEHAKVWTEPAAGCLLPAARKVLERVGDGARLGLVVCGGNATVGEIAAWSEGFGLR; encoded by the coding sequence TTGATCGGCATCTCGGAGATCGAAGCCGCCGCCGAGCGGATCGCCGGACACGTCGTACGCACCCCGACCGTGGAGAGCTTCGGGCTCTCCGAGCTGCTCGGTGTCCCGGTCACGACGAAGCTGGAGCTGTTGCAGCGCACGGGTTCCTTCAAGGCGCGCGGTGCGACGGCGAAGCTGCTGTCGCTGGGCGAGGGCGAGTTGGCGGCCGGAGTGGTGGCGGTCAGCGGCGGCAATCACGGGATCGCGCTCGCGGTCATGGCGGCGGCGCTCGATGTGAAGGCGACGGTGGTGATGCCGCGTTCGGCGCCGGCGCGGTCCGTCGCGCTGGTGGAGGCGGCGGGCGCGTCGCTGCGGCTGACCGACGACATGCCGAGCGCGTTCCAGCTGGTGAACCGGTTGCGGGACGAGGGGCTGACCCTGGTCCACCCGTTCGACGACCCGGTGGTGATCGCCGGACAGGGCACCGTGGGCCTGGAGTTCGCGCAGGACGCCGGTGAACTCACCGACGTCCTGGTCAGCATCGGCGGCGGTGGCCTGATCGCCGGCATCGCCGCCGCCCTGCACGCCCGGCGGCCCGGAATCCGGGTGTGGGGCGTGGAGACCGAGGGCGCCGAGGCCATGTCCGCGGCGCTCGCGGCGGGCGGCCCGGTGCCGGTCACGCCCTCGTCGATCGTGACCACGCTCAGCGCGCCGGCCGTGTCGCAGCTGACGTACGACCATGTGTCGGCCCTCGTCACCGAGGTGCTGACCGTCCCCGACCGGGACGCCGTGCAGGGTTGCCTCGACCTCGCCGAGCACGCCAAGGTGTGGACCGAACCCGCCGCGGGCTGTCTGCTGCCCGCCGCCCGGAAGGTGCTGGAGCGGGTCGGCGACGGCGCCCGGCTCGGCCTCGTGGTCTGCGGCGGCAACGCGACGGTCGGCGAGATCGCGGCCTGGTCGGAAGGGTTCGGCTTGCGCTGA
- a CDS encoding AIM24 family protein, with translation MKGDLFSSEHMVQPATAPGMTVENAKCIRYAVNGEMLARQGAMIAYRGNLQFERKGQGVGGMLKRAVTGEGLPLMAVRGQGEAWFAHEAQNCFVVEIDPGDEFTVNGRNVLCFDASLSYAIKTVKGSGIAGGGLFNSVFTGQGKLGLVCEGNPLVIPVSPQYPVFVDTDAVVGWSAHLQTTLHRSQSIGSMLRGGSGEAVQLMLQGEGFVVVRPSEETPQKAQQH, from the coding sequence ATGAAGGGTGATCTGTTTTCCAGTGAGCACATGGTGCAGCCGGCCACCGCGCCGGGCATGACCGTCGAGAATGCCAAGTGCATCCGGTACGCGGTCAACGGCGAGATGCTCGCCCGCCAGGGGGCGATGATCGCCTACCGCGGCAACCTCCAGTTCGAGCGCAAGGGCCAGGGCGTGGGCGGCATGCTCAAGCGCGCGGTCACCGGTGAGGGGCTGCCGTTGATGGCGGTGCGCGGGCAGGGCGAGGCGTGGTTCGCGCACGAGGCGCAGAACTGTTTCGTGGTCGAGATCGACCCCGGGGACGAGTTCACCGTGAACGGGCGCAACGTGCTGTGTTTCGACGCCTCGTTGTCGTACGCGATCAAGACGGTGAAGGGTTCCGGCATCGCGGGCGGCGGTCTCTTCAACAGCGTCTTCACCGGGCAGGGCAAGCTGGGCCTGGTCTGCGAGGGCAACCCGCTGGTCATACCGGTCTCGCCGCAGTACCCAGTGTTCGTCGACACGGACGCGGTGGTCGGCTGGTCGGCCCACCTCCAGACCACGCTGCACCGTTCGCAGTCCATCGGGTCGATGCTGCGCGGCGGTTCCGGCGAGGCCGTCCAACTCATGCTCCAGGGCGAGGGGTTCGTCGTCGTGCGCCCCAGCGAGGAGACTCCGCAGAAGGCCCAGCAGCACTGA
- a CDS encoding CAP domain-containing protein: MNELVPGGNLPLPGGALTLWVPGPFDVSALITDESGKVGGDADFVFYNQPTAPGARLRDDTLTIDPARLRPGAARVTVVISPADPGTSLGRLPAPTLHVTNPGGQPLTRFTPPRPQRETVLLLAELYRRGTGWKLRALGQGYADGLAGIARDFGVDVVEDATPASTAAPAPAAVRSASIPAPRSTPSTSPHFNSTSPTTDPTGFLTLANSARAKAGSPPVSLDHRLTSAAQAHASDMAAAGHLSTESRDGTSVYLRVTRAGYAYLTIGEHLVSGPRTPAEFVDYCLRTEKARRTLLERDFTHAGIAQAADLRSGDVYWTALWATPLTAGNLARTATEVVELTNTERARAGLRALAVDPLLAAAAQAHSTDMVARAFYSHTSPDGSQPWDRAAAAGSRRRTIGENIACGQRSAAEVVEGWMNSPGHRANILKPDFTHIGIGFAGGGQTGTYWTQLFGA, translated from the coding sequence ATGAACGAGCTGGTGCCGGGCGGCAATCTGCCCCTGCCGGGCGGCGCCCTGACCCTGTGGGTGCCCGGTCCCTTCGACGTCTCGGCACTGATCACCGACGAGAGCGGCAAGGTCGGCGGCGACGCGGACTTCGTGTTCTACAACCAACCGACGGCGCCCGGTGCGCGGTTGCGGGACGACACCCTGACCATCGACCCGGCCCGCCTGCGCCCCGGCGCCGCGCGGGTCACCGTCGTCATCAGTCCCGCCGATCCGGGCACCTCCCTGGGACGCCTCCCCGCCCCCACGCTCCACGTGACCAACCCCGGCGGCCAACCCCTCACCCGCTTCACCCCGCCACGCCCCCAGCGGGAGACCGTCCTGCTCCTCGCCGAGCTGTACCGGCGCGGCACCGGTTGGAAGCTGCGCGCGCTGGGGCAGGGGTACGCCGACGGACTCGCGGGGATCGCGCGGGACTTCGGCGTGGACGTCGTCGAGGACGCGACTCCAGCTTCTACCGCTGCTCCGGCTCCTGCCGCAGTGCGATCGGCGTCCATACCCGCACCTCGGTCGACACCGTCAACCAGCCCTCACTTCAACTCGACCTCCCCTACGACCGACCCCACCGGCTTCCTCACCTTGGCCAACTCGGCCCGCGCCAAAGCCGGTTCACCTCCGGTCTCGCTCGACCACCGACTCACCTCGGCCGCACAGGCGCACGCCTCCGACATGGCCGCCGCCGGACACCTCAGCACCGAGAGCCGCGACGGCACCTCCGTGTACCTGCGCGTCACCCGGGCCGGTTACGCCTACCTCACCATCGGCGAGCACCTGGTCTCCGGGCCGCGCACCCCGGCCGAGTTCGTCGACTACTGCCTGCGCACCGAGAAGGCCCGCCGGACGCTGCTGGAACGGGACTTCACGCACGCGGGTATCGCCCAGGCCGCCGACCTCCGCTCCGGTGACGTCTACTGGACGGCACTGTGGGCGACTCCGCTCACCGCAGGGAACCTGGCCCGCACGGCGACGGAGGTCGTCGAGTTGACCAACACGGAACGCGCCAGGGCCGGGCTGCGCGCACTCGCCGTAGACCCGCTGCTCGCCGCCGCCGCGCAGGCGCACAGCACCGACATGGTGGCCCGCGCCTTCTACTCGCACACCTCCCCCGACGGCTCGCAGCCGTGGGACCGGGCCGCCGCCGCGGGTTCGCGCAGACGCACGATCGGCGAGAACATCGCCTGCGGGCAGCGGTCGGCCGCCGAGGTCGTGGAGGGGTGGATGAACAGCCCTGGTCATCGCGCCAACATCCTCAAGCCGGACTTCACCCACATAGGCATCGGCTTCGCGGGCGGTGGACAGACGGGGACGTACTGGACGCAGCTCTTCGGTGCCTGA
- a CDS encoding serine hydrolase domain-containing protein, whose protein sequence is MVSRTVRRATASAAALLTLAAVPAHAAPHESDTTRTSGTAPLPAPDTAGLPAPDMAGLRAVLRTLTTQGAPGAIARIDDHGTVRTAAAGIDDRSTRRAIGNADRFRIGSITKSFSAVVLLQLADAHKLNLDASVDRYLPGLLPDQRITVRHLLSHRSGLYDYTNSMFASSVSGFESVRNKVFTYRQLVQLSLRHARTNAPGAAYSYSNTNFVVAGMLIEKLTGHSVGTEYRDRIIKPLKLRDTLYVHPATKIPGRYAHGYLTPDRAGAQLVDATDQTVSWAQSAGAVISTTHDLNTFFSALLGGRLTSAAQLAQMERWTPVNSTTRYGLGLRRRDLSCGVSVYGHTGAVQGFYTYSFTSKDGRRSLTALANTSNNGTVLNTMARTLESAFCDKRTKAIQSSPLTGRGSYVTERNVAYEDVAPGVARD, encoded by the coding sequence ATGGTCTCAAGAACGGTGCGCAGGGCCACGGCGTCGGCGGCCGCACTGCTGACGCTCGCGGCGGTACCGGCGCATGCCGCGCCCCACGAGTCGGACACCACGCGAACCAGCGGCACGGCACCGCTTCCGGCCCCCGACACGGCGGGACTCCCCGCCCCCGACATGGCCGGCCTCCGTGCCGTCCTGCGCACACTCACGACACAGGGCGCGCCCGGGGCGATCGCCCGCATCGACGACCACGGCACCGTCCGCACGGCCGCCGCGGGCATCGACGACCGCTCGACACGCCGGGCCATCGGCAACGCCGACCGCTTCCGCATCGGCAGCATCACCAAGTCGTTCTCGGCCGTCGTCCTGCTCCAACTCGCCGACGCCCACAAGCTGAACCTTGACGCCTCGGTCGACCGCTACCTGCCCGGGCTGCTGCCCGACCAGCGGATCACCGTGCGCCACCTCCTGAGCCACCGCAGCGGTCTGTACGACTACACGAACTCCATGTTCGCCAGCTCGGTCTCCGGCTTCGAGTCCGTACGCAACAAGGTCTTCACCTACCGTCAGCTGGTCCAGCTGTCCCTCAGGCACGCGCGCACCAACGCGCCGGGCGCCGCCTACTCGTACTCCAACACCAACTTCGTCGTCGCCGGGATGCTCATCGAGAAGCTGACGGGCCACTCCGTGGGCACCGAGTACCGCGACCGCATCATTAAGCCGCTCAAGCTGCGCGACACCCTCTACGTCCACCCGGCCACCAAGATCCCGGGCCGATACGCCCACGGCTACCTCACCCCGGACCGCGCGGGCGCACAGCTCGTCGACGCCACCGACCAGACGGTCTCCTGGGCGCAGAGCGCCGGCGCGGTCATCTCGACCACGCACGACCTGAACACCTTCTTCTCGGCGCTGCTCGGCGGCAGGCTCACCTCCGCCGCCCAGCTCGCGCAGATGGAACGCTGGACCCCGGTCAACAGCACGACCCGGTACGGGCTCGGACTGCGGCGCCGCGATCTGTCCTGCGGTGTCTCGGTGTACGGCCACACGGGCGCGGTTCAGGGTTTCTACACCTACTCCTTCACCTCGAAGGACGGCCGCCGCAGCCTCACCGCGCTGGCCAACACCTCCAACAACGGCACGGTCCTGAACACGATGGCGCGCACCCTGGAGTCGGCGTTCTGCGACAAGCGGACAAAGGCGATCCAGAGCTCACCGCTCACGGGCCGGGGCTCCTACGTCACCGAACGGAACGTGGCCTACGAGGATGTCGCGCCGGGGGTCGCACGGGACTGA
- a CDS encoding M4 family metallopeptidase translates to MRGPHIRSLAVAVAVTTAATGLAGTAFAGPATGTDGATASTESGTSAASVVTAARAAAFAHASATGVTRGDELRAQDVMIDPEGARHVRFIRTHQGMPVLGGDLVVHLSHRLTYTGVTRAAEQSVRPATTQARLTAGQAEAKAAAVAKGDAGTAELVLDARDGGAALAYRIPVSDSSTTEATGTRTVVVDAVTGKVRSNTPDSDEFLSPRLLDTLRERGETMDPATGTVVEPKSLTGAAAVARAVHYPVTASGTGTSLFVGKVPLTTTRTARTSYLLKDPTRWGTETRDAKGKELESFAQGKKFTSTTDKWGNGAVSHRDTAAVDAQYGITKTLDFYKKTFGRKGIANNGKAARGMVHFGDKVANAFWDSTCGCMLYGDGDGDMFKKPLVVLDVTGHELTHGVVDATAKLEPTRVDADGNQYGEAGSLNESLADIFGSNVEFSANNAKNPPNYLIGEKLGLAQKFLRRLDHPSLDKLEGTIDYWSPQTYDAEVHAGSGVSSHAYYLLAEGSGRKTIGGFAYDSPTYDGSTVTGIGRTKATAIFYRALTRYMVSTTDFHDARLATLKAAADLYGANSTAYKTVDQAWAAVNVTVANTPAARH, encoded by the coding sequence ATGCGTGGACCCCACATACGCAGCCTGGCGGTCGCCGTCGCGGTGACGACGGCCGCCACGGGGCTGGCCGGCACGGCCTTCGCGGGACCGGCCACGGGGACGGACGGTGCGACGGCCTCGACTGAATCCGGCACCAGTGCCGCGTCCGTCGTCACGGCCGCGCGGGCCGCCGCGTTCGCGCACGCGTCGGCGACCGGTGTCACGCGGGGCGACGAACTCCGGGCCCAGGACGTGATGATCGACCCCGAGGGCGCACGGCACGTGCGGTTCATACGCACGCACCAGGGCATGCCGGTCCTCGGCGGCGACCTCGTCGTCCATCTGTCCCACCGGCTGACCTACACCGGCGTCACCCGCGCGGCCGAGCAGAGCGTCCGGCCCGCCACCACGCAGGCCAGGCTGACGGCCGGTCAGGCCGAGGCGAAGGCCGCCGCCGTCGCCAAGGGCGACGCGGGCACCGCCGAACTCGTGCTGGACGCCCGGGACGGGGGAGCCGCCCTCGCCTACCGGATACCCGTCAGCGACAGCAGCACCACCGAGGCCACCGGCACCCGGACCGTCGTCGTCGACGCCGTCACCGGCAAGGTCCGCAGCAACACCCCCGACAGCGACGAGTTCCTCTCGCCCAGGCTGCTCGACACCCTGCGCGAGCGCGGCGAGACCATGGACCCCGCCACCGGCACGGTCGTAGAGCCGAAGTCCCTCACCGGAGCCGCCGCCGTGGCGCGCGCGGTCCACTACCCGGTCACCGCGTCGGGCACCGGCACCTCCCTCTTCGTCGGCAAGGTGCCGCTGACCACCACCCGTACGGCGCGCACCAGTTACCTCCTGAAGGACCCGACGCGCTGGGGCACCGAGACCCGCGACGCCAAGGGGAAGGAGCTGGAGAGCTTCGCGCAGGGCAAGAAGTTCACCAGCACCACCGACAAGTGGGGCAACGGTGCCGTCTCGCACCGCGACACTGCGGCCGTCGACGCGCAGTACGGCATCACCAAGACGCTGGACTTCTACAAGAAGACCTTCGGCCGCAAGGGCATAGCGAACAACGGCAAGGCCGCCCGCGGCATGGTCCACTTCGGCGACAAGGTGGCCAACGCGTTCTGGGACTCGACCTGCGGCTGCATGCTCTACGGCGACGGCGACGGGGACATGTTCAAGAAGCCGCTCGTCGTCCTCGACGTCACCGGCCACGAACTCACCCACGGCGTCGTGGACGCCACCGCCAAGCTGGAGCCCACCCGCGTCGACGCGGACGGCAACCAGTACGGCGAGGCGGGCTCCCTGAACGAGTCCCTCGCGGACATCTTCGGCTCCAACGTCGAGTTCAGCGCCAACAACGCCAAGAACCCGCCGAACTACCTGATCGGCGAGAAGCTGGGCCTCGCCCAGAAGTTCCTGCGCCGCCTCGACCACCCCTCCCTCGACAAGCTGGAGGGCACGATCGACTACTGGTCGCCGCAGACGTACGACGCCGAGGTGCACGCCGGTTCCGGAGTCTCCTCGCACGCGTACTACCTCCTCGCGGAGGGCAGCGGCCGCAAGACGATCGGCGGGTTCGCCTACGACTCGCCCACCTACGACGGTTCGACCGTCACCGGCATCGGACGCACCAAGGCCACGGCGATCTTCTACCGCGCGCTGACCCGCTACATGGTGTCCACCACCGACTTCCACGACGCGCGCCTCGCGACGCTGAAGGCCGCGGCGGACCTCTACGGCGCGAACAGCACGGCGTACAAGACCGTCGACCAGGCCTGGGCCGCCGTGAACGTCACGGTCGCCAACACCCCTGCCGCCAGGCACTGA
- a CDS encoding ROK family transcriptional regulator, whose translation MRSIPRTESFPAHTPAASQVFTTVLSHGPLTRLEVARRAGLSAAAVTKAVRPLMEAGYLAEGADQDAPPALGRPANLVRVDGGRALFIGVKVTGDEIIGVLADLCCRIRVARHVPLTDHDPKAVLSSIADLAQELRTEADDLGIPVLGLGLAVSGDVDRGEGVVRYSPFLEWRDVRLAELAALTTGLPVTVDNDVRALTVAEQWFGAGAGLTDFAVVTVGAGIGCGLVVHGRVVAGAHGVAGEIGHVVVDPAGPLCHCGNRGCVEAIAGDAAIVARVREVTGVQVADTAEALALAHRGDAGAREVYARAGEAIGRGIATVVNLFGPERVIISGEGLAAYDLFAEQIRDSFTAAAFGSAARCDVHTRPLPFDEWARGAAATAIQSFIRSDT comes from the coding sequence ATGCGCTCGATCCCCCGCACCGAGTCGTTCCCGGCACACACGCCGGCCGCCTCACAGGTCTTCACGACCGTGCTGTCCCACGGCCCCCTCACCCGTCTTGAGGTGGCCCGCCGGGCGGGGCTGTCGGCGGCCGCCGTGACCAAGGCGGTCCGGCCGCTGATGGAGGCCGGGTACCTGGCGGAGGGCGCCGACCAGGACGCGCCCCCGGCACTCGGGCGGCCCGCGAACCTCGTACGGGTCGACGGCGGGCGGGCGTTGTTCATCGGGGTCAAGGTGACCGGCGACGAGATCATCGGCGTCCTCGCCGACCTGTGCTGCCGCATCCGCGTCGCCCGCCATGTGCCGCTGACCGACCACGACCCCAAGGCGGTGCTGTCGTCGATCGCGGACCTGGCCCAGGAACTCCGCACCGAGGCGGACGACTTGGGCATCCCGGTGCTCGGCCTCGGGCTCGCGGTCTCCGGCGATGTGGACCGCGGCGAAGGGGTCGTCCGCTACTCGCCTTTCCTGGAGTGGCGTGACGTACGCCTGGCCGAACTGGCCGCCCTGACAACGGGATTGCCGGTCACCGTCGACAACGACGTGCGCGCGCTGACCGTCGCCGAGCAGTGGTTCGGCGCCGGCGCGGGGCTCACGGACTTCGCCGTGGTGACCGTCGGCGCGGGCATCGGCTGCGGACTGGTCGTGCACGGCCGGGTCGTCGCGGGCGCCCACGGGGTGGCCGGTGAGATCGGGCACGTGGTCGTCGATCCCGCCGGGCCGCTGTGCCACTGCGGCAACCGCGGCTGCGTCGAGGCGATCGCCGGCGACGCCGCGATCGTCGCCCGCGTCCGCGAGGTCACCGGCGTCCAAGTCGCCGACACCGCCGAGGCGTTGGCCCTCGCCCACCGGGGCGACGCCGGAGCGCGCGAGGTGTACGCGCGGGCCGGTGAGGCGATCGGCCGGGGCATCGCGACCGTGGTCAACCTGTTCGGCCCCGAACGCGTGATCATCTCGGGCGAGGGCCTGGCCGCCTACGACCTGTTCGCCGAGCAGATCCGCGACTCCTTCACCGCCGCCGCCTTCGGCTCCGCCGCCCGGTGCGACGTCCACACCCGTCCCCTGCCCTTCGACGAATGGGCGCGCGGGGCCGCCGCGACCGCGATCCAGTCCTTCATCCGATCGGACACCTAG
- a CDS encoding alpha-galactosidase D — protein sequence MYSLTPVRALRAMVVLALTAGFATHFPAAHAATPAADTSATVAAKPFMGWSSWSMQSSKYPGLNPDGDYSYLTEANVDKQTDALASKLKQYGYNYVNIDAGWWRDNGWAPEYDQYGRQKADPKRFPSGMKAVADRIHSKGLKAGIYLPAGLEKEAYNSGKTPIWNADGCTTADIVYSDLRTTNGWDSSYKLDFSRPCTQKYIDSQAQLIADWGYDFLKLDGVGPGSGKSGDQYDNVADVAAWNKAITAVGRPVHLELSWSLDYGHAADWKKYSNGWRIDTDVECYCNTLVSWENSVDDRWDDAPAWTGQAGPGGWNDLDSLDVGSGAMDGLTKAERQSYATLWAVAKSPLFTGDDLTRLDDYGLSLLTNREVIGVDQSDAPPARPVTPSDAQQVWAAKNPNGSYTVALFNLADAPAAVSANWTTLGFTGKAAVRDLWNHEDLGTFTNKVTEALPAHGSRLFTVTPHGSAVTTTAYEAEATTNTLSGNANIADCSACSGGKKVGNLYVGGKLTINNVVAAKAGTYQVKIAYVSGDSRPASISANGNGATSHKFPSTGDWGTVGTVSVPVTLKAGANTITFDSGSGYAPDIDRIDVPTSSS from the coding sequence ATGTACTCCCTCACGCCTGTCCGCGCCCTGAGAGCCATGGTGGTCCTGGCCCTCACCGCCGGCTTCGCCACCCACTTCCCCGCCGCGCACGCGGCCACCCCCGCGGCGGACACGTCCGCGACCGTCGCGGCCAAGCCCTTCATGGGCTGGTCGAGTTGGAGCATGCAGTCGTCCAAGTACCCCGGCCTCAACCCGGACGGCGACTACAGCTACCTGACCGAGGCGAACGTCGACAAGCAGACCGACGCGCTGGCGAGCAAGTTGAAGCAGTACGGGTACAACTACGTCAACATCGACGCCGGTTGGTGGCGCGACAACGGCTGGGCGCCCGAGTACGACCAGTACGGCCGCCAGAAGGCCGACCCGAAACGTTTCCCCAGCGGGATGAAGGCCGTCGCCGACCGCATCCACTCCAAGGGCCTCAAGGCCGGCATCTATCTCCCGGCGGGCCTGGAGAAGGAGGCCTACAACAGCGGCAAGACGCCGATCTGGAACGCCGACGGCTGCACCACCGCCGACATCGTCTACAGCGACCTGCGCACCACGAACGGCTGGGACAGCTCGTACAAGCTGGACTTCTCGCGGCCCTGCACCCAGAAGTACATCGATTCGCAGGCCCAGTTGATCGCCGACTGGGGTTACGACTTCCTCAAGCTCGACGGTGTCGGCCCGGGTTCCGGAAAGAGCGGCGACCAGTACGACAACGTTGCCGACGTGGCCGCCTGGAACAAGGCCATCACCGCCGTCGGACGCCCCGTCCACCTGGAGCTGTCCTGGTCCCTGGACTACGGACACGCCGCCGACTGGAAGAAGTACTCCAACGGCTGGCGCATCGACACCGACGTCGAGTGCTACTGCAACACCCTTGTCAGCTGGGAGAATTCGGTCGACGACCGCTGGGACGACGCCCCCGCGTGGACCGGCCAGGCAGGCCCCGGCGGCTGGAACGACCTCGACTCCCTCGACGTCGGCAGCGGCGCGATGGACGGCCTGACCAAGGCGGAGCGCCAGAGCTACGCGACCCTCTGGGCCGTGGCCAAGTCCCCGCTCTTCACCGGTGACGACCTCACCCGCCTCGACGACTACGGCCTCTCGCTGCTCACCAACCGCGAGGTCATCGGCGTGGACCAGAGCGACGCGCCGCCCGCGCGCCCGGTCACCCCGTCCGACGCCCAGCAGGTGTGGGCCGCGAAGAACCCCAACGGCAGTTACACGGTCGCCCTGTTCAACCTCGCCGACGCCCCCGCCGCCGTCTCCGCGAACTGGACGACCCTCGGCTTCACCGGCAAGGCCGCCGTCCGTGACCTCTGGAACCACGAGGACCTCGGCACCTTCACCAACAAGGTGACCGAGGCCCTGCCCGCCCACGGCTCCCGCCTCTTCACCGTCACCCCGCACGGCAGCGCCGTCACCACGACCGCCTACGAGGCCGAGGCGACCACCAACACGCTCAGCGGCAACGCCAACATTGCCGACTGCTCGGCCTGCTCCGGGGGCAAGAAGGTGGGCAACCTCTACGTCGGCGGCAAGCTCACCATCAACAACGTCGTCGCCGCGAAGGCCGGCACCTACCAGGTGAAGATCGCCTACGTCAGCGGTGACTCCCGCCCGGCGAGCATCTCCGCGAACGGCAACGGCGCCACCAGCCACAAGTTCCCGTCCACCGGCGACTGGGGGACCGTCGGGACGGTCAGCGTGCCGGTGACCCTGAAGGCGGGCGCCAACACGATCACCTTCGACAGCGGTTCGGGCTACGCGCCGGACATCGACCGGATCGACGTGCCCACCTCCTCCTCCTGA